One genomic window of Ammospiza nelsoni isolate bAmmNel1 chromosome 4, bAmmNel1.pri, whole genome shotgun sequence includes the following:
- the LOC132072509 gene encoding 16 kDa beta-galactoside-binding lectin — protein MEKGLVVTQLDVEPGECIKVKGKIQSDAKGFAVNVGKDSSTLMLHFNPRFDCHGDVNTIVCNSKEDGVWGEEDRKADFPFQHGDKIEICISFDEAEATVKLPEAEFKFPNRLGMEKIEYLAVEGDFKVKAIKFS, from the exons ATGGAGAAA GGACTGGTTGTTACTCAGCTGGATGTTGAGCCTGGTGAGTGCATCAAGGTCAAAGGGAAGATCCAGTCTGATGCCAAAGG GTTTGCTGTGAACGTGGGGAAGGACAGCAGCACCCTCATGCTGCATTTCAACCCTCGCTTTGACTGCCACGGGGATGTCAACACCATCGTGTGCAATTCCAAGGAGGATGGCGTGTGGGGGGAGGAGGACAGGAAGGCTGACTTCCCCTTCCAGCATGGTGACAAGATTGAG ATATGCATCTCCTTCGATGAAGCTGAGGCCACGGTGAAGCTGCCCGAGGCAGAGTTCAAGTTCCCAAATCGGCTGGGCATGGAGAAAATTGAATACCTGGCTGTGGAGGGTGActtcaaagtcaaagccattAAGTTCAGCTAA